In the Mytilus trossulus isolate FHL-02 chromosome 1, PNRI_Mtr1.1.1.hap1, whole genome shotgun sequence genome, one interval contains:
- the LOC134716202 gene encoding caspase-3-like: MAQLDQSDSVPVTLEEQTSLKQGPMTNGSKQLESVTNSGLSTISKSHLNQDIYPISSGIAVVINNIEFKGDLNLPDRKGSDVDASSLFQRFQELGFDSDLLNDASTEDMNEKFKEIKDDKENLKKTGCLIVALLTHGNEDSVYMTDMSVKIKTIMDEFNATNCPELILKPKVFIFQACRGGGLGRGVNRKVIRDPNQADAGAEYDAYDELYGETIRIPNEADFLAVYSTSDGYGSFRNTEKGSPFVRKLSEELLKMKPTDDFYKILTRVNKSVGMGYKPNFPNAGDVTQMPCFISHLTKELYLKQIH, from the exons ATGGCTCAGCTTGATCAGAGTGATTCTGTACCTGTTACTTTAGAAGAACAAACATCCCTAAAACAAGGACCTATGACTAATGGTAGTAAACAACTAGAAAG tgtGACCAATTCAGGCCTAAGTACAATATCTAAAAGCCATTTGAACCAAGATATATATCCAATTAGTTCTGGGATAGCAGTTGTGATCAACAACATAGAATTCAAGGGGGATTTGAATTTACCTGACCGTAAAGGAAGCGATGTTGATGCCTCATCTCTGTTCCAAAGATTCCAGGAACTTGGTTTTGATAGTGATCTTTTAAATGATGCCAGTACTGAAGAtatgaatgaaaaattcaaagaaa TAAAAGATGACAAagagaatttaaagaaaacaggCTGCCTGATTGTTGCTTTGTTGACACATGGTAATGAGGACAGCGTTTATATGACAGATATGTCTGTAAAGATCAAAACAATAATGGATGAATTCAATGCAACAAACTGTCCAGAACTTATTCTAAAGCCAAAGGTTTTCATTTTCCAG GCCTGTAGAGGAGGAGGATTAGGACGTGGAGTAAACAGAAAGGTTATAAGAGATCCAAACCAGGCAGATGCTGGTGCTGAATATGATGCATATGATGAGCTATATGGAGAAACAATACGTATTCCAAATGAAGCAGATTTCTTAGCAGTGTATTCTACTTCTGATG GTTATGGATCTTTCCGGAACACAGAGAAAGGGTCACCATTTGTACGCAAGTTGTCAGAAGAGCTCCTAAAGATGAAGCCAACAGATGATTTCTACAAAATTTTGACCAGAGTTAATAAGAGTGTTGGAATGGGATATAAGCCAAACTTTCCCAATGCTGGTGATGTTACCCAGATGCCTTGCTTCATTTCACATCTTACAAAGGAATTGTACTTGAAACAAATTCATTAG